In one window of Temnothorax longispinosus isolate EJ_2023e chromosome 11, Tlon_JGU_v1, whole genome shotgun sequence DNA:
- the LOC139821435 gene encoding acyl-CoA Delta-9 desaturase-like, with amino-acid sequence MEIYTKTKGWFKTDLKWFNIISISLVHLYFIYACFTFKFLENLKTIAWVYIMYIMGGKGIIVGAHRLWCHRSYKAKWPFRIILVVCYASAGMNSLYDWVRDHRVHHKYTDTDADPHNSKRGFFFSHVGWLMMKKHPEVIRRGLEINMSDILADPIAAFGCKYHSILTFIFAFLLPVMVPVYGWNETWYRAFISQVILRYTIILNATWSVNSVAHLWGSKPYDMHINPTENRWVNIMTSEGCHNYHHVFPWDYKASEFCNYFKYNLATLFIDSYAMIGWAYDLKQPSQELVKTIVMKKGDGSHPLYRAVPHPANKIEDLQ; translated from the exons atggAAATTTATACAAAGACGAAAGGCTGGTTCAAAACGGATCTGAAGTGGTTTAATATCATATCTATTAGTCTTGTTCATTTATACTTCATCTATGCctgttttacttttaaatttctcgaaaatctGAAGACAATCGCTTGGG tatatattatgtatataatgggAGGAAAAGGCATCATCGTTGGTGCTCATCGTTTATGGTGCCACCGATCTTACAAGGCAAAATGGCCGTTTAGAATTATACTTGTCGTTTGCTACGCTTCGGCCGGCATG aacAGTCTTTATGACTGGGTGCGAGATCATCGAGTGCATCACAAATATACGGATACAGACGCAGATCCGCACAATAGTAAACGAGGATTCTTTTTCTCCCACGTAGGCTGGCTGATGATGAAAAAACATCCGGAGGTGATCCGAAGGGGTCTTGAGATTAATATGAGCGATATATTGGCCGATCCTATCGCCGCATTTGGTTGCAA ATATCATTCGATACTCACATTTATCTTCGCTTTCCTGCTTCCGGTGATGGTACCTGTGTATGGATGGAATGAGACTTGGTATAGAGCCTTCATATCGCAGGTTATTCTTCGTTATACTATCATTTTAAATGCTACATGGAGCGTCAATAGTGTGGCTCATCTCTGGGGCTCAAAGCCATATGATAT GCACATAAATCCAACAGAGAACCGATGGGTCAACATTATGACGAGCGAAGGATGTCATAATTATCACCATGTTTTCCCGTGGGATTACAAGGCTTccgaattttgtaattatttcaaatataatctCGCCACGTTATTCATAGATTCGTACGCGATGATCGGATGGGCGTACGATCTGAAACAACCGTCACAGGAGCTCGTGAAAACTATCGTAATGAAAAAGGGTGATGGGAGTCATCCCTTGTACCGTGCTGTGCCACATCCAGCcaataaaattgaagatttaCAATAA
- the LOC139821436 gene encoding aldose 1-epimerase-like has product MSFGDTLIEEDGFGFVPRPPGIISEKSREIVRRYTLTNKHKAIVRLISWGASIQSIKVPNRDGKLADVVLGFDDMDGYLKNRYMGSIIGRVANCVSGDVFLLISICFTNYMKRILHPASGRFLEVYSNHPGLQVYTGNMLTEVYGKGGVSYRRHGGFALSPRNYSNTVNVGHFPSCMLYPGKIYMHDITYKFGVLSED; this is encoded by the exons ATGTCTTTCGGGGATACTTTGATTGAAGAGGACGGCTTTGGATTTGTGCCAAGGCCACCTGGTATTATATCGGAGAAATCACGCGAGATCGTCAGAAG GTACACTTTGACGAATAAACACAAAGCGATTGTGCGTCTGATATCATGGGGTGCTAGTATTCAGTCAATCAAAGTTCCCAATCGTGATGGTAAACTGGCCGACGTTGTTCTAGGATTCGATGATATGGATG GATATTTGAAGAACAGATACATGGGAAGCATCATCGGTCGCGTTGCCAATTGCGTTTCCGGCG atgtttttcttcttatatcGATCTGTTTCACGAATTatatgaaaagaattttacatcCTGCTTCCGGACGATTTTTGGAAGTTTACTCGAATCATCCTGGATTGCAAGTCTATACGGGAAATATGCT aacggaaGTTTACGGCAAAGGAGGCGTTTCTTATCGACGTCATGGCGGATTTGCTTTATCGCCCCGAAATTATTCCAATACTGTTAACGTCGGACACTTTCCATCCTGCATGCTGTATCCTGGGAAAATTTATATGCATGACATAACATACAAGTTTGGAGTGCTTTccgaagattaa
- the LOC139821529 gene encoding galactose mutarotase-like has product MHLDNVIYPLSINDGAAKDCFNGGTVAFDNANWQSQIVNNRVVMSHLSRSHSQGYPGDVLTQIKYTWTDDNQLHINIRATSTSSTPVNITNYCLFNLAGHGTGSKELKKHVLTVNADSWIFMDVKNNLPTSIACPVDGTLYELRLPVQLNQRRLFDVPGGGYNHNLCVNSPSCWCYRFHAR; this is encoded by the exons ATGCATCTCGACAACGTAATTTATCCTTTGTCGATTAACGACGGGGCTGCAAAGGATTGTTTCAATGGCGGTACAGTTGCGTTTGACAATGCTAATTGGCAGTCGCAGATAGTGAACAATCGAGTG GTGATGTCGCATTTGAGCCGAAGCCACAGCCAGGGATATCCCGGTGATGTGTTAACGCAAATTAAGTACACTTGGACGGACGATAACCAACTTCACATTAACATCCGTGCCACCAGCACAAGCTCCACTCCTGTCAACATTACTAATTACTGTTTATTCAATCTCGCCGGACAT GGTACAGGCTCGAAGGAGTTAAAGAAACACGTTCTCACGGTCAATGCCGACAGCTGGATTTTCATGGACGTCAAGAATAACTTACCGACCAGCATTGCATGTCCGGTGGATGGTACGTTGTACGAACTGCGTTTACCGGTACAGTTGAACCAACGTCGATTATTCGATGTACCGGGTGGCGGTTACAATCACAATTTGTGCGTCAACAGTCCCAGCTGCTGGTGTTACCGTTTCCACGCTCGGTAA